From one Actinopolyspora saharensis genomic stretch:
- a CDS encoding HNH endonuclease, with protein MGAWSKRRVLLLNTTFEPLTALPLRRAIVLVVCGKAEVVHGDSAGSTWNSATHSIEIPSVIRLSKFVHVPYRGRVPLSRPALMMRDNHRCAYCGVRAETIDHVVPRSRGGPHTWENCVACCAKCNRRKADYTLRELGWRLSETPKAPRGRHWRLLVGAAEPDPLWLPYLGEAAAH; from the coding sequence GTGGGGGCCTGGTCGAAGCGGCGAGTGCTGCTGCTCAACACGACGTTCGAGCCGTTGACCGCATTGCCGCTGCGCAGGGCGATCGTGCTCGTCGTCTGCGGCAAGGCCGAGGTCGTGCACGGCGATTCGGCCGGTTCGACCTGGAACTCCGCCACGCACAGCATCGAGATCCCCTCGGTCATCAGGCTCAGCAAGTTCGTCCACGTTCCGTACCGCGGTCGGGTTCCGTTGTCCCGTCCGGCGCTGATGATGCGGGACAACCATCGTTGCGCGTACTGCGGCGTTCGTGCGGAGACCATCGACCACGTCGTTCCCAGGAGCAGGGGCGGTCCGCACACCTGGGAGAACTGCGTGGCCTGTTGCGCCAAGTGCAACCGGCGCAAGGCGGATTACACCCTCCGCGAACTGGGATGGCGTTTGTCGGAGACGCCGAAGGCGCCACGTGGCAGACACTGGCGCCTGCTGGTCGGTGCCGCCGAGCCCGATCCGCTGTGGCTCCCGTACCTGGGAGAGGCCGCCGCGCATTAG
- a CDS encoding prolyl oligopeptidase family serine peptidase, with amino-acid sequence MRGVSEVQPASGGYPQPPREDLVENLHGYEVHDPYRWLEDPEDPRCSEWLQQQDELSSERLADLPGRDRLAERIRALMSTGSVSAPTWRNGRSFFTRRGTDREFPVLFVRDEFGTETPLVDVARIDPSGLTTLDRWTPSREGDRLAYQISTGGDEESLLYVMSVETGELLDGPIDRCRYSSIAWLPGGEEFYYVRRLPPEDVPEDEQQFHRRVWRHEVGKDPCSDVLIHGEYQEHTYFFDVDVSADGGWLLIHGSPGTARRDSLWIAELDHAGRPGPPRLVLDDSQGVRIRAGVELDGRLHIRTTLNAPRGRLCVADPHHPDPAYWTELLAEDPTAVLEATRLVEAPGSPPELAVLRTRHAVSELTLHHTTTGERVREVALPGTGQVTALNTTDPLTGTGGGRLWIGWTDFVTAPCVRTYSLGDRATELFESAPGQESSPNVNSTQLSYTSTDGTTVRMFVLYPSELETPLPTLLTGYGGFALSREPAYTPTALAWVETGGVWALASLRGGAEEGEQWHRAGMRENKQRVFDDFHSAALHLVDQGWTSTDRLAISGGSNGGLLVGAAVTQRPELYRAAVCSAPLLDMVRYEHFLLGRLWSEEYGSAEVPEELGWLLAYSPYHNVSGRTEYPAMLFSVFESDTRVDPLHARKMCAAVQHATSSPLDKSPILLRRETEVGHSARSVSRTVGMATDHLAFLAAATGLLRE; translated from the coding sequence GTGCGCGGAGTGAGTGAAGTTCAACCCGCCTCCGGGGGCTATCCGCAGCCGCCCCGCGAAGACCTGGTCGAGAACCTGCACGGCTACGAGGTGCACGATCCGTACCGCTGGCTGGAGGATCCCGAGGACCCGCGCTGCTCGGAATGGCTCCAGCAGCAGGACGAGCTCTCCTCCGAGCGATTGGCCGACCTGCCCGGCAGGGACCGGCTCGCCGAGCGGATACGCGCGCTGATGAGCACCGGCTCGGTCTCGGCCCCGACGTGGCGCAACGGTCGTTCCTTCTTCACCCGGCGGGGAACCGACCGGGAGTTCCCGGTGCTGTTCGTGCGCGACGAGTTCGGGACCGAGACACCGCTGGTCGACGTGGCCCGGATCGACCCGTCCGGGCTGACGACTCTGGACCGCTGGACACCGAGCCGGGAGGGGGACAGGCTCGCCTACCAGATCTCCACCGGGGGCGACGAGGAATCCCTGCTCTACGTGATGAGCGTGGAGACGGGAGAGTTGCTGGACGGCCCGATCGACCGCTGCCGCTACTCCTCGATCGCCTGGTTGCCCGGCGGGGAGGAGTTCTACTACGTCCGCAGGCTCCCCCCGGAGGACGTTCCGGAGGACGAGCAGCAGTTCCACCGCAGGGTTTGGCGCCACGAAGTCGGCAAGGACCCGTGCTCGGACGTCCTGATCCACGGCGAGTACCAGGAGCACACCTACTTCTTCGACGTCGACGTCTCCGCCGACGGAGGATGGCTGTTGATACACGGCAGCCCCGGCACCGCACGCCGCGACTCGCTGTGGATCGCCGAGCTGGACCACGCCGGACGTCCCGGCCCACCGCGGCTCGTGCTGGACGACTCCCAGGGCGTGCGGATCAGGGCCGGAGTCGAGCTCGACGGCAGGCTCCACATCAGGACCACCCTGAACGCACCGCGCGGCCGGCTGTGCGTGGCCGACCCGCACCACCCCGATCCCGCCTACTGGACGGAGCTGCTCGCCGAGGACCCCACCGCGGTGCTCGAGGCGACCCGCCTGGTCGAGGCTCCCGGCTCCCCTCCGGAACTGGCAGTGCTGCGCACCAGGCACGCGGTCTCCGAGCTGACGCTGCACCACACGACGACGGGAGAGCGGGTCCGCGAGGTAGCGCTTCCGGGAACCGGGCAAGTCACCGCGCTGAACACCACCGATCCCCTCACCGGAACCGGCGGGGGACGGCTGTGGATCGGTTGGACGGATTTCGTCACCGCACCGTGCGTGCGCACCTACTCGCTCGGCGACCGGGCCACCGAGCTCTTCGAGAGCGCTCCCGGGCAGGAGAGCTCCCCGAACGTCAACAGCACTCAGCTGAGCTACACCTCCACGGACGGGACCACCGTGCGGATGTTCGTGCTGTACCCGTCCGAGCTGGAAACGCCCCTGCCCACGCTGCTCACCGGCTACGGGGGTTTCGCCCTGTCCAGGGAACCCGCTTACACCCCGACCGCGCTGGCCTGGGTGGAGACCGGCGGTGTCTGGGCGCTCGCCTCGTTGCGCGGCGGTGCCGAGGAGGGCGAGCAGTGGCACCGCGCGGGAATGCGGGAGAACAAGCAGCGGGTGTTCGACGACTTCCACTCCGCCGCGCTCCACCTCGTCGACCAGGGGTGGACCAGCACCGACCGTCTCGCCATCAGCGGCGGATCCAACGGCGGGCTCCTGGTCGGAGCAGCCGTGACCCAACGCCCCGAGCTCTACCGGGCCGCGGTGTGCTCGGCTCCGCTGCTGGACATGGTGCGTTACGAGCACTTCCTACTCGGAAGGCTCTGGAGCGAGGAGTACGGCAGCGCCGAGGTCCCCGAGGAACTCGGTTGGCTGCTGGCCTACTCGCCGTACCACAACGTCAGCGGGCGGACCGAGTACCCTGCGATGCTGTTCTCGGTCTTCGAGTCGGACACGCGGGTGGACCCGCTGCACGCCCGCAAGATGTGCGCGGCCGTGCAGCACGCGACGAGTTCACCGCTGGACAAAAGCCCGATCCTGCTGCGCCGGGAGACGGAGGTGGGGCACTCGGCTCGCTCGGTCTCGCGTACTGTGGGCATGGCGACCGATCACCTCGCGTTCCTCGCCGCGGCGACAGGACTGCTGCGGGAGTGA
- a CDS encoding mechanosensitive ion channel family protein produces MSTLQLAQSQCSDDSSQWCRTILDWTGNPWLANYSKLLIATPLKVLSIIVLAFLVRYMLHKIITKLSSTNGHPPRLLQPLRERNEGSVSGETLAEQRSQRARTLGSVLKSIVSFVIFGFAAIYILQEFGVNLGPLIASAGVVGVALGFGAQNLVRDFLAGMFMMVEDQYGVGDWVDLGEAIGTVETVGLRVTTLRDVNGTVWYVRNGEILRVGNSSQGYAVAVVDLPIAHSSDARRAQEVAESVAGTAAQREPLAKDVLAKPEMLGINQITSDTITLRLTAKVRPGQQWAVQRLLRAEIKRAYDEADIKPPYPAGRLMPDSGEQQ; encoded by the coding sequence ATGAGCACGTTGCAGTTAGCGCAATCCCAGTGTTCCGACGACTCCAGTCAGTGGTGCAGGACGATACTCGACTGGACGGGCAATCCGTGGTTGGCCAACTACTCGAAGTTGTTGATCGCCACACCACTGAAGGTCCTGTCGATCATCGTGCTGGCCTTCCTGGTGCGCTACATGCTGCACAAGATCATCACCAAGCTCAGCAGCACCAACGGCCACCCTCCTCGGCTGCTGCAGCCACTGCGCGAACGGAACGAGGGCTCCGTCTCCGGCGAGACGCTGGCCGAACAGCGCAGCCAGCGGGCCAGGACCCTCGGCTCAGTGCTGAAGTCGATCGTCAGCTTCGTGATCTTCGGCTTCGCCGCGATCTACATCCTCCAGGAGTTCGGGGTGAACCTGGGGCCGCTGATCGCCTCCGCCGGAGTCGTCGGCGTCGCCCTCGGCTTCGGCGCCCAGAATCTGGTGCGGGACTTCCTGGCCGGCATGTTCATGATGGTCGAGGACCAGTACGGGGTCGGCGACTGGGTGGATCTCGGGGAGGCGATCGGCACCGTGGAGACGGTGGGACTGCGGGTCACCACGCTGCGCGACGTCAACGGAACGGTGTGGTACGTCCGCAACGGCGAGATCCTGCGGGTGGGCAACTCCAGCCAGGGTTACGCGGTGGCCGTGGTCGACCTGCCCATCGCGCACAGCAGCGACGCGCGCCGGGCCCAGGAGGTCGCGGAGTCGGTCGCCGGAACCGCGGCACAGCGCGAGCCGCTCGCCAAGGACGTGCTGGCGAAGCCGGAGATGCTCGGAATCAACCAGATCACTTCGGATACGATCACGCTGCGGTTGACCGCGAAGGTGCGTCCGGGACAGCAGTGGGCGGTGCAACGCCTGCTCCGCGCCGAGATCAAGCGGGCCTATGACGAAGCGGACATCAAACCGCCTTACCCGGCCGGACGTCTGATGCCAGACTCGGGTGAGCAGCAGTGA
- a CDS encoding globin — translation MSTPETFYEQVGGEATFRTIVARFYQEVAEDELLRPLYPEEDLSGAEERLRLFLMQYWGGPQTYSEQRGHPRLRMRHAPFKIGLAERDAWLRCMRIALDEVELTTEQRDRLWRYFEMAAHSMVNSWF, via the coding sequence GTGAGCACTCCGGAAACCTTCTACGAACAGGTGGGCGGCGAGGCCACCTTCCGCACCATCGTGGCTCGCTTCTACCAGGAAGTGGCCGAGGACGAACTGCTGCGGCCGCTGTACCCCGAGGAGGACCTCAGCGGGGCCGAGGAACGGCTCCGCCTGTTCCTGATGCAGTACTGGGGTGGCCCGCAGACCTACTCCGAGCAACGCGGTCACCCCCGGCTGCGCATGCGCCACGCGCCGTTCAAGATCGGACTGGCCGAGCGGGACGCCTGGCTGCGGTGCATGCGCATCGCGCTGGACGAGGTCGAGCTGACCACCGAACAACGCGACCGCCTCTGGCGGTACTTCGAGATGGCCGCGCACAGCATGGTCAACTCCTGGTTCTGA
- a CDS encoding DUF3459 domain-containing protein has product MTTVRRWTEQDGLPGGQKPWWWNAIHYAIDIRLFADSDGDGVGDLDGLRNRLGYLELLGVDTVWLTGVPMTGVGPNVGDPQQAATVLESFERLTSAAHDCDLRVTLDIGVDVADLRQPRAQQELVRTLRFWTDRGVDGFRLALSRRGPAAESDANGVDLETARAIRAALADDSDRLIGSFIEEQHSSRGVWDVDFNRALAETDFDANGIREAISKELTACKEFGTRPGWLVSGRHFPRQVTRFGGGAVGRARAHATTLVLLALPGVVCVDSGEELGLPEVIGNEAEIRTQELLGARVPMPWEGRTPPFGFSDATDLCLSAPEDWVDMTAEAQLESADSTLSLYRQALEIKRTASAENETGDPSVPRELFDDDEVEWYGAPTGCLAFRRGAAGLICALNTSNQRVPLPPGELLLSSAPLEGGQLPPDSAAWLATS; this is encoded by the coding sequence ATGACCACTGTGCGCCGCTGGACAGAGCAGGACGGCCTCCCCGGGGGGCAAAAGCCGTGGTGGTGGAACGCGATCCATTACGCCATCGACATCCGGCTGTTCGCCGACTCCGACGGAGACGGGGTCGGCGATCTGGACGGGCTGCGCAACCGTCTCGGCTACCTGGAACTACTCGGGGTCGACACGGTGTGGCTGACCGGCGTCCCGATGACCGGGGTGGGCCCCAACGTCGGCGATCCGCAGCAAGCCGCCACCGTTCTCGAATCATTCGAAAGGTTGACGTCCGCGGCTCACGATTGCGATTTGCGCGTCACTCTCGATATCGGTGTGGACGTGGCCGACCTACGACAGCCACGCGCCCAACAGGAACTGGTACGGACGCTTCGGTTCTGGACCGATCGCGGGGTCGACGGATTCCGGCTGGCCCTCTCGCGGCGAGGCCCCGCAGCGGAGTCCGACGCGAACGGAGTCGACTTGGAAACGGCCAGAGCCATCAGGGCCGCGTTGGCCGATGACTCGGACCGACTGATCGGCTCGTTCATCGAGGAACAGCACTCGAGCCGTGGCGTGTGGGACGTCGACTTCAACCGGGCGCTCGCCGAGACGGACTTCGATGCGAACGGTATCCGGGAGGCCATCAGCAAGGAGCTGACCGCGTGCAAGGAGTTCGGAACCCGACCGGGCTGGCTCGTTTCCGGACGTCACTTCCCCCGACAGGTGACCCGCTTCGGCGGCGGAGCGGTCGGACGGGCGCGAGCACATGCCACAACTCTCGTCCTGCTGGCGCTGCCGGGAGTCGTGTGCGTGGACAGCGGGGAGGAACTCGGGCTGCCCGAGGTCATCGGCAACGAGGCGGAAATCCGCACCCAGGAGCTGCTCGGAGCTCGGGTCCCCATGCCGTGGGAGGGCAGGACTCCTCCGTTCGGTTTCAGCGATGCCACGGACCTGTGCCTGTCCGCTCCGGAGGACTGGGTCGACATGACGGCCGAGGCGCAGTTGGAAAGCGCCGATTCCACGCTGTCGCTGTACCGACAGGCTCTGGAGATCAAGCGAACGGCGAGCGCCGAGAACGAGACCGGGGATCCGTCCGTGCCGCGTGAACTGTTCGACGATGACGAAGTGGAGTGGTATGGAGCCCCCACGGGATGCCTCGCCTTCCGCAGGGGTGCGGCAGGATTGATCTGCGCGCTGAACACCTCCAACCAACGGGTGCCGCTGCCGCCGGGAGAGCTACTGCTGTCCAGTGCTCCGCTGGAGGGCGGACAACTTCCCCCCGATTCGGCGGCCTGGCTCGCCACGAGCTGA
- a CDS encoding alpha-amylase family glycosyl hydrolase, with protein sequence MATVCLTELSHEHPTTSPDWWENRVFYRVDIRAFSDSDADGIGDLEGVRERLGYLELIGIGAIWLTGVLASPVGRVGHGRDVDPLVGTIESLEALLTEAHAADIRIVLDLPVDSAAVSDSGSGHELAESLRFWTACGVDGFRVAAVPGITGALDEATHSILRVIRSLPGEQHAVPLGGLVRNWRTEHGMLSELDIGVDMRFSSVPFDAAQIRQVVQSALDDSRAAGSSPVWSLSSWDYPRPTTRFGGGPAGLAKARAMALVQFALPGVIGLDNGTELGLPESERPDRTSRHPVRGPIPWEGAEPPFGFSAAPGSWWPTPPSWASSTVEVQLEEPSSTLSLHRNAMELRRFHETAQHSTVQWYGAPRGCLAFRCDQGKLTCALNTSNETVPAPPGRIVLNSAPLDGDRLPPDTAVWLV encoded by the coding sequence ATGGCCACCGTGTGCTTGACCGAACTGAGCCACGAACATCCCACGACGTCGCCCGACTGGTGGGAGAACCGGGTCTTTTACCGCGTCGACATACGGGCGTTCAGCGATTCCGACGCGGACGGGATCGGCGATCTCGAGGGGGTCCGCGAAAGGCTCGGCTATCTGGAGTTGATCGGCATCGGCGCTATCTGGCTGACCGGAGTGCTGGCTTCGCCGGTCGGACGCGTCGGACACGGCAGAGACGTCGATCCTCTCGTCGGCACCATCGAGTCGCTGGAAGCCCTGTTGACCGAGGCGCACGCCGCCGACATCAGGATCGTGCTGGACCTGCCCGTGGACAGCGCGGCCGTGAGCGACTCCGGCAGCGGCCACGAGCTGGCCGAGTCCCTGCGCTTCTGGACGGCCTGCGGTGTCGACGGGTTCCGGGTGGCGGCCGTCCCCGGCATCACGGGCGCCCTGGACGAAGCCACGCACTCGATTCTGCGGGTGATTCGGTCGCTTCCCGGTGAGCAACACGCCGTTCCACTCGGCGGCCTGGTGCGGAACTGGCGGACCGAGCACGGCATGTTGTCCGAACTGGACATAGGTGTCGACATGCGTTTCAGCTCAGTACCGTTCGACGCCGCGCAGATCCGACAAGTCGTCCAGAGCGCCCTGGACGACTCCAGGGCCGCGGGGAGCTCACCCGTCTGGTCGCTGTCCAGTTGGGACTACCCGCGACCGACGACGCGTTTCGGTGGTGGCCCCGCGGGACTCGCCAAGGCCAGGGCCATGGCACTGGTCCAGTTCGCGCTGCCCGGCGTGATCGGGTTGGACAACGGCACCGAGCTCGGACTGCCCGAGTCCGAACGCCCCGACCGCACGAGCAGACATCCGGTTCGGGGGCCGATCCCGTGGGAAGGCGCGGAACCGCCGTTCGGCTTCTCCGCGGCGCCGGGAAGCTGGTGGCCCACCCCGCCCAGCTGGGCCTCCAGCACCGTGGAGGTCCAGCTGGAGGAGCCGTCGTCGACGCTCTCCCTGCACCGCAACGCCATGGAACTGCGCCGCTTCCACGAAACGGCGCAGCACTCGACGGTCCAGTGGTACGGAGCACCCCGCGGATGCCTGGCGTTCCGCTGCGACCAGGGGAAACTGACCTGCGCGCTGAACACCTCGAACGAAACGGTGCCCGCGCCGCCGGGGAGGATCGTGCTCAACAGCGCCCCGCTCGACGGTGACCGGCTACCCCCGGACACCGCGGTCTGGCTGGTCTGA
- a CDS encoding acyl-CoA thioesterase, with the protein MGAFVTEVPIRWSDMDAFGHVNHARTVTLLEEARAGLLFTEAERRGHGGMADGMVVARLTVDYRSPVDYRMGHVQVRMSVRELRRASFVVDYAVAAGGTDSVATAETLMVPYDLTAGRPRRLTEGEFSFLEEWVLDPVIADEEPRIA; encoded by the coding sequence GTGGGAGCCTTCGTCACCGAGGTGCCGATTCGCTGGTCCGATATGGACGCGTTCGGCCACGTCAACCATGCCAGGACCGTCACGTTGCTGGAGGAGGCGCGTGCGGGGTTGCTGTTCACCGAGGCCGAGCGGCGGGGTCACGGTGGTATGGCCGACGGGATGGTGGTGGCCAGGTTGACGGTCGACTACCGCAGCCCCGTCGACTACCGAATGGGGCACGTCCAGGTCCGCATGTCGGTCCGGGAGCTGCGCCGGGCCTCGTTCGTGGTGGACTACGCGGTCGCCGCGGGCGGCACGGATTCGGTGGCCACGGCCGAGACCCTCATGGTGCCGTACGACCTCACGGCCGGTCGCCCGCGCCGTCTCACGGAGGGGGAGTTCTCCTTCCTGGAGGAGTGGGTGCTGGATCCGGTCATCGCGGACGAGGAGCCACGAATTGCCTGA